TCGCCAGGGCGAAATCCGGCAGCGGGGACGGGGACATGCCGTCCGTGCCCATCATGACCGGCACTTTTTCCCGCATCATCAACTCGATGTTTGCGCAGCCGACCGCGTTGTTCATGTTCGAGCGCGGGTTGTGCGCCACGTTGGTGCGCGTGAGCGCCAGCGTGTGGATGTCCATCTCGTCGACGTGGACGCAGTGCGCGAAAATGCTGTCGGGGCCGGTGAGGCCGACCCGGTGCAGACGGTCGACGACCGAACGGAAGCCGCGCCGGCGGGCATCCTCGAGGTCGGCCTTGTCTTCGCAGACGTGGATGTGACACCCGACCTTGAGCCCCTTGGCCAGTTCGGCGGCCCGGGCCAGCGTCGAATCCTCGATGGTCATGCTCGCGTGCAGGCCCATCATCGCGGCCATGTCGGGCTCGCTGTCGAGCTTGATGCCCCGGATGAAGTTCGCGTTCTCCTCGAGGCCCGCGTCACGCCGCGAAGCGCCATCGCGGTCGGAAACCTCGTAACAGAGACAGCCGCGGACGCCGCACTTCCGAAACGCCTGCTGAAGCGTGTTCAGCGAGCCGCCGATCGCGTGAGGGCTGGCGTGATGATCGATCAGGGTCGTGACGCCGGAGCGAACCGCTTCGAGAAGCGGGATCATCGCGGTCAGATACAGATCGTCGGGTTTGAGGGCCTTGTCGAGCCGCCACCAGAGCCGCTCGAGGATCTGCACGAAGTTCTCGGGCGGGGCGTCCTTCAGGGCGATACCTCGCGCGAACGTCGAATACAGGTGCATATGCGCGTTGATCAGGCCGGGCGTCAGCAGCAGCCCGTTCGCGCTTTCGAATTTCGCCTTGGGAAAGCGCTTCTTCAGCTCGTCCGTCGTTCCAACGCCGTGGATCTTCTTCTCGTCGAAAGCGACCGCGCCGTCCTCGATCACCTGGTGGTTGGTGCCGAGCGTCGCTACCGTAGCATGTCCGATGATCTTCATCCGTTCACCTCGGGTAAAAGTATCCCTCGTAACAACGATAAACGGCGATCCGTCACAGACGTTCGCCGCTCCTGTTCATAGCATGGAGAATATGGTGTGGAAGCCCGACACCGTCATCCCGTTCCTTATCGTACCGTTCTCTCGTTTCTCAAGAGAGGAACGGCCGAAATCTACCACACCCCCCGCCCATTGTCAAAAACTATGGGTTTCGGAAAACGCCACGTGTTTCCGTCGAGGCGGGTTTGAATCCCGCCCCGACACCAGCATTTTACGCTTTGCCGAAATACAGCTCGCGGCTGCGGCGGTTCTGCAGACGAACGATTTCGGACAACTCGTCGTCGCTGAAGCGGGTGAACTTGCCGGCGTTGATGAGCAGCTCGCCGTGGACGACCGAGAGATCGACGTTATCGACCGCGCAGAAGACCAGCGCCGCCAGCGGGTCGGTCGAGCTGCCGGCCTGCCGAAGCGAGTCGAGCCTGAAACCGACGAAGTCGGCTTCCATGCCGGCCTTCAGAAACCCGATGTCATCACGGCCGAGCACCTTCGCACCGCCGAGCGTGGCCATCTTCAGCACGTCCTTCGCCGTGATGCACTTGGCGCCGTTCTTCACGCGCTGCAACAGAAGGGCGTTCCGAACTTCCAGCATCATGTTCGAACAGTCGTTGCTGGCCGAGCCGTCGACCGCGATGCTGACGGGAACCCCGGCCTTCTGATACTCGACGATCGGCGCGATGCCCGAGCCGAGTCGCATGTTGCTGGTCGGGCAATGGGCGACGCCGCCCTGCGCCTTCGCCATGCGTGGGATCTCGGTGCCGGAAATATGGACGCAGTGCGCGTAGAACGAGTTGTTGTCCATCCATTCCAGCTGTTCCATCAGCTCGAAGGGGCGGCAGCCGTACATCTTGATGCAGAAGTCGTCCTCGTCATGGGTCTCCGCCAGGTGCGTGTGACATTTGAGGCCGTTCCTGTTGGCATACCGCTTGGCCTCGACCATCAGCTCCTTCGTCACAGAGAACGGGGAGCAGGGCGCCACGACGATGCGCGTCATCCCGCCCGACTGCGCCTCGTGAACCTTCTTCACCAGCCGGTCGGTCTCCTCCATGATGACGGCTTCGGTCTGCACGACGGAATCGGGCGGCAGGCCGCCGTCCTTCTTCGAGCGCGACATGCTGCCGCGGCACAGGTGAAACCGGAGGCCGGCGCGCTTCGCAGCCGTGACTTGGCTCTCGAACAGATGGGACTGGCCCGCGGGAACCAGATACGAATGGTCGACGGCCGTGGTGCAGCCGCTCTTGAGGAGTTCGAGTGCCGCGACCGTCGTTGACAGGTGAAAATCGTCGGCCGTCAGCTTCGCCCAGAGCGGATACAGGTTGACGAGCCACTCGAACAGCTCGGCGTCCTGAACTTTCGGAAAATTGCGGGTCAGCGTCTGATAAAAGTGATGATGCGTGTTCACGAGGCCGGGAATCACGATCATTCCTTCGCCGGAGATGCTTCTGGCGGTGCCGGCCTTCTCCGCAAGCTCCGATGCGGATCCGACGGCGGCGATCTTCGAGCCTTCGACGAGCAGCGAGACGTTTTCCAGGACAGGTTCGTCACCACCGGCCCAGAAGTAGCTGATATTCCTGATGAAGAGGTTCATTCCATTCCTCCGGAGGTATTTTTCTCAACGGCACATATTACCACAACAAAGGGCAAAATCGCACGATGCCCTCGTCGCAGGGCAAGTGCATCCGCATTATTGAGCCCTGTATAACAAAATGCCAGTTTCGCGTTCCCGTTCGTGCTGAGCCTGTCGCGAAGCACGAGAGACCCTCGTCCTTCGACAAGCTCAGGGCGAACGGGAGATTCGCTGAATCACTGAACGGAATTTCATCTGCGCCATCTGCGGACCGGTTCCTGTTCCGGTGTCCGATTTGTCCCCGCCGGGATTGACCGGGGTGGGTGCTTGTGCTAGACTTCGCCCAACAATCGGTTCAAGGAGCAGCAGAGAAGATGAAGAAGCGGATCATTCGAGCTTTTCTCGGCGCGGGAATCGCTGCCGGCATGATGATGAGTGGCCCTCTCGCGGTGAACGCCGCCGAGAGCAAGGATCCTTCCAGCATGGTCAACATCGGCGGAGACGCCGGTGCCGCGATCGAACCCGAGATCGAACTGAAGGTCGGCGACCCCGCTCCGGAATTTTCGCTTCCGAACCTCGTCACCGACAAGATGGAAAGCCTGAAGGATTACTCCGGCAAACCCATCATTTTGTTCTTCATTCAGAGCGCCTGCTACTCCTGCCTCCAGGAAGCCAAAGCGCTCAAAACCCTCAAGGAGCAATACCCCGGCATCGAAATCATCGCGATCGGCGTTGATCTCCTCGGAAAACCGATGCTGGTCTCCTGGGCTGCCCACAACAACATCAATTACCCTGTGCTTCTCGACCCGATCTTCTCGGTGCCCGAGAAATACGGCTTCTCCTTCACGCCCAGTTCCGTCGTTATCGACAAGGCCGGGAAGATCGCGATGGTTCACGCCGGCTATCGTCCCCAGGACCTGAAGCTGTTCGAAGACAAGATCAAGGAACTTCTGGCGCAGAAATGACGTGACGGGCGGCCCCGCCGGCAGGCAGGGCCGTCGTTGCATGACCTGTCTTTCCTCGACGCGAACGCTGGCAGGATATCCCGAGAGAGATTCGGTAATAGTGAGAGCTATACATAAAGGAACCGATGGCCGGCCATGACACAGGAAGCTGTCGACAGGAAGAACGGTGCGGCCCTGACGCCCGCGCAGGTGGATATTCTCATCTATACCTGGCGGCAGATCTGCGTCGAGGAGCACCTCGAGGGCGTCTTCGCCCTGCTGGTCGATTCCGCGAGACGCCTGACCGACGCCGAGCACGCCTCGATCGCTCTCATCGAGGGCTCGAAACTGCGGTTCGTCGGCTCGACGCGCGAAGACCAGGCTGCCCGTGGGAACGTCGTCGTCCCCCTCGGCGCCGGGATCCCCGGCAAAGTCGCCCAAGACGGTATAGGGCGCCGTATAGAATGCGGCGATTACGTGAGCCCGGTTACGCGCATCAACGCCCCGCCTGTCCATAACCTCGAGCATCGCTCCCTGGCCTGCGTGCCGCTGAAGGTTCGCGAAGAGATCATCGGAACCCTCCAGGTGTACAACCGCGTCGGCGCCCCCAAATTCGACGAGACCGATCTCGAAGCGCTCCAGGTGCTCGCCGACCATTCGTCGGTCACCGTCGAACGGCTGCGCCTCCAGAAAAACCTGCTGATCGAGTCCAGTCGGGTGCGTGGAATCTTT
This region of Candidatus Ozemobacteraceae bacterium genomic DNA includes:
- the ssnA gene encoding putative aminohydrolase SsnA, translated to MKIIGHATVATLGTNHQVIEDGAVAFDEKKIHGVGTTDELKKRFPKAKFESANGLLLTPGLINAHMHLYSTFARGIALKDAPPENFVQILERLWWRLDKALKPDDLYLTAMIPLLEAVRSGVTTLIDHHASPHAIGGSLNTLQQAFRKCGVRGCLCYEVSDRDGASRRDAGLEENANFIRGIKLDSEPDMAAMMGLHASMTIEDSTLARAAELAKGLKVGCHIHVCEDKADLEDARRRGFRSVVDRLHRVGLTGPDSIFAHCVHVDEMDIHTLALTRTNVAHNPRSNMNNAVGCANIELMMREKVPVMMGTDGMSPSPLPDFALANILHKHQAGDPRKAYGEVWKMYSQNNPALASNIFKTPIGVLEEGAASDMVIWNYLPPTPINAGNTLGHMLFGLTSATVNTTICRGKKIYDDGKLTFLADGEEAEMCAKSRELARSLWERF
- a CDS encoding TlpA disulfide reductase family protein; the encoded protein is MKKRIIRAFLGAGIAAGMMMSGPLAVNAAESKDPSSMVNIGGDAGAAIEPEIELKVGDPAPEFSLPNLVTDKMESLKDYSGKPIILFFIQSACYSCLQEAKALKTLKEQYPGIEIIAIGVDLLGKPMLVSWAAHNNINYPVLLDPIFSVPEKYGFSFTPSSVVIDKAGKIAMVHAGYRPQDLKLFEDKIKELLAQK
- a CDS encoding 8-oxoguanine deaminase, with protein sequence MNLFIRNISYFWAGGDEPVLENVSLLVEGSKIAAVGSASELAEKAGTARSISGEGMIVIPGLVNTHHHFYQTLTRNFPKVQDAELFEWLVNLYPLWAKLTADDFHLSTTVAALELLKSGCTTAVDHSYLVPAGQSHLFESQVTAAKRAGLRFHLCRGSMSRSKKDGGLPPDSVVQTEAVIMEETDRLVKKVHEAQSGGMTRIVVAPCSPFSVTKELMVEAKRYANRNGLKCHTHLAETHDEDDFCIKMYGCRPFELMEQLEWMDNNSFYAHCVHISGTEIPRMAKAQGGVAHCPTSNMRLGSGIAPIVEYQKAGVPVSIAVDGSASNDCSNMMLEVRNALLLQRVKNGAKCITAKDVLKMATLGGAKVLGRDDIGFLKAGMEADFVGFRLDSLRQAGSSTDPLAALVFCAVDNVDLSVVHGELLINAGKFTRFSDDELSEIVRLQNRRSRELYFGKA